The proteins below are encoded in one region of Takifugu rubripes chromosome 1, fTakRub1.2, whole genome shotgun sequence:
- the LOC115252191 gene encoding myosin-6-like: MWQQKRNVRKTVNAETELMGRPRERPRDFESPENGLVLKERAYWKKQLHELQQKCDKLGRQVFYAEQHNRDLNDKLQQVKELNKKKDEETASLQQQLDLRKGFNQTGEIQDELNEVDDQPKKVDIGLQTVEIQEELNGVDDQPKKVDIGLQTVEIQEELNEVDDQPKKVDIGLQINIPVTDISDSQELQNSEGSLEEEVGQLREVLPEREEQFREKSLRSEAHVDTLALLTQTEAALRESEEKSSRLEKELQVIVAEQGQKQLSRKEESVSTEPCGPDNTAINHLYDLCDHWENIINQMIQTEKKVQEEKKEETRLQQEIQHLHVEKVQLQQKKKKSKFWSWIPKCLSS, translated from the exons atgtggcaacagaagagaaacgTCCGAAAG aCTGTTAATGCAGAGACAGAGTTGATGGGGAGACCGAGAGAGCGTCCCAGAGACTTTGAGAGTCCAGAAAATGGCCTGGTGCTTAAAGAGAGGGCGTACTGGAAGAAACAACTCcatgagctgcaacagaaatgtgACAAGCTGGGAAGACAAGTGTTCTACGCTGAACAGCACAACAGAGACTTAAACGACAAACTCCAGCAGGTCAAAGAgctgaacaagaaaaaggatgaagagacAGCGTCTCTACAACAGCAACTGGATTTGAGAAAAGGCTTCAAccagacaggtgaaatccaggatgAACTGAATGAGGTTGATGATCAGCCCAAAAAAGTCGACATCGgtcttcagactgttgaaatccaggaggaactgaatggggtCGATGATCAGCCCAAAAAAGTCGacatcggccttcagactgttgaaatccaggaggaactgaatgagGTCGATGatcagcccaagaaagtcgacatcGGGCTTCAGATCAATATTCCTGTGACTGACATCAGTGACTCCCAAGAGCTGCAAAACTCTGAAGGGAGccttgaagaggaggtgggacaaCTCAGAGAGGTCctgccagaaagagaggagcagttcaggGAAAAGAGCTTGAGGAGTGAAGCTcatgtggacaccttggccttgctgacccagactgaggctgctctgagagagagtgaggaaaagagctccaggctggagaaagagctccagGTAATAGTGGCTGAACAGGGCCAGAAACAACtctccagaaaagaagagagtgtcAGCACGGAGCCCTGTGGACCAGATAACACGGCCATAAACCACCTGTACGACCTCTGTGACCACTGGGAGAACATTATAAACCAGATGAtccaaacagagaaaaaagtacaggaggaaaaaaaggaggagaccagactccagcaggagattCAGCATCTCCATGTGGAGAAGGTCCAGCTTCAG cagaaaaagaagaaaagcaaattctggAGCTGGATACCAAAGTGTTTATCGAGCTaa
- the vwa8 gene encoding von Willebrand factor A domain-containing protein 8: MHPQILCSGSSASVASRRIRSTLGAVLGRNGWMWKTHEVKLHKTSSGDSLKIGEIIYKLKTPKNPELVPVKHILDSPPQAVAHHLRWILQKDLLGQDMFLIGPPGPLRRSIAMQYLELTRREVEYVALSRDTTESDLKQRREIRSGTAFYIDQCAVRAATQGRVLVLDGLEKAERNVLPVLNNLLENREMQLEDGRFLMSATRYDKLLQEHTKEVLDSWKIVRVSEDFRVIALGLPVPKYKGNPLDPPLRSRFQARHISYLPFKDQLELLYKVGTNVASERISQLLAAATTLCSQESSSIGLPDFPVDNLLPALQVLNTFPVMSSQQLVQRLYPYSNMLNKEGCTAVEGVLSRFELMDGHHIPAPSSVLSVGSSSDLEGHADVTLHVADKDITFQVPAGTKPLNPNKRSSNFISTPSHSQLIAEMIQSHMGKDMCVIGPKGCGKSVVAREFAELLGYSIEPVMLYQDMTARDLLQQRYTLPNGDTAWRPSPLVNAAIEGKLLLLDGIHRVNQGTLAVLSRLLHDRELDLFDGTRLMRWDRYQTLKEQLQFTDQQLQERSILPIHPSFRVLALAEPPVVGASTNSKNSQQWLNAELLPMFLYHSVTPLAKAEEMDLILGLTPNVPTEAAEKLLHLKHSLQTANDPTAQSLASSLSTRQLLRICHRLSHYPNESITHAVNKACLSRFLPRLARAALDRGLDRSSIHDTVESDESVDLSCIVKDGVLTVGSVSAPVYNPSLKIKVPDVLFFNNPQHLKVMEDMLKDFLLGEHLLLVGNQGVGKNKIVDRFLQLLNRPREYLQLHRDTTVQTLTVQPSVQNGIITYEDSPLVKAAKFGHILVVDEADKAPTNVTCILKTLVESKEMILADGRRIISDPSEAEGRTNTIVLHPDFRMIVLANRPGFPFLGNDFFGAMGDIFSCHSVDNPKPTAELSMLKQYGPDVPEATLRKLVAVFGELRSMADQGTITYPYSVREVVSIVKHLQKFPHEGLANVVSNVFDFDSYNKDMREVVYEVLHKHGIPVGAKPTSVKLAKELPLPQIEMTGHWTINHGGNDSRKLLCPTEKHLAEIKGPVFLRVQSYPCRRQESRALTFGEEKAHWQIPINESNIICDVKTRDDVLYVATCNPVALYSMREHGDTIKYVDLYDVFPKTISGVWQPCVTIAPLGSPLDGQVVLHEEQTNTVLHVDLVTGAVRRLMLSPHTDPPYTKASSWWNSKEQQGGHKMCHEFAHKNWLLFYKEYSNQLEMLDVLKAQVHTISLPIKLKCVFLVAEDRWLLLESTTNKKFLMTKATADSDVYQLHSISEDISVGPGHADSSDDVPLPDMVSCEQLPNENLSIAIGQNIAFPNRVLMDSGSFAQIIVGFPDAVSPIEMYSFTRPVNLTSIKNNDSGPHTFLRGGFRTNSPRRQNCASLLSANQVIRALPPSKVPLKDVYPRDVTPPMTAGYLEVVDLNFKKVKYVPIPRSKSVSPYTNWLSKVSETDVVMAVLDSGAVVTVDMGGEVRLWETGYESLQRSLTEWKNMIGTERPVQITVEKESGQDVTAPKHGKIDPNNAPHVGGNQWAGGTGGRDTAGLGGKGGPYRLDSGHTVYQVSQAEKDSIPEEVRRAAREMAEKAFKDRLKEIDMSEYDAATYERFSNAVQRQVQSLRVILESLQAKGKERQWLKNQATGELDDAKIIDGLTGEKTIYKRRGELEPELGSPYQKAKRLRVLADVSGSMYRFNGVDSRLERSMEAVCMVMEALEGFEPKFKYDIVGHSGDGHNIELVKADKIPKNNKERLKVLKIMHAHSQFCMSGDYTLEATDSSIKDLAQEEADEHFLVVLSDANLERYGIRPERLANVLTSDPQVNAFVIFIGSLGDQAQRLQKTLPAGRTFVVMDTKQIPQTLQQIFTSTVL; this comes from the exons ATGCACCCCCAGATTCTTTGCAGCGGTTCATCAGCGAGTGTCGCTTCCAGAAGGATCCGGAGTACTTTGGGTGCTGTGCTGGGAAGAAATGGCTGGATGTGGAAAACACATGAGGTCAAACTTCACAAAACATCTTCAG GTGATTCATTGAAGATCGGAGAGATCATTTATAAACTTAAAACACCCAAAAATCCAGAACTTGTTCCTGTCAAACACA TTCTCGATTCTCCTCCACAAGCAGTGGCTCATCACCTTCGATGGATTTTGCAAAAGGACCTTTTAGGTCAGGATATGTTTCTTATTGGTCCCCCAGGACCTCTGAGACGATCCATAGCTATGCAGTATCTG GAACTGACTAGACGTGAAGTCGAGTATGTGGCCCTGTCGAGGGACACCACAGAGTCTGACCtgaaacagaggagagagatcCGTTCAGGGACAGCCTTTTATATAGACCAG TGTGCTGTCAGGGCAGCAACACAGGGTCGAGTCCTCGTCCTGGATGGGCTTGAGAAGGCTGAAAGGAACGTTTTGCCTGTGTTAAACAACCTCTTGGAAAATAGAGAGATGCAGCTAGAAGACGGACGATTCCTGATGTCAGCTACCCGCTATGACAAGCTGCTACAG GAACATACAAAAGAAGTGCTGGACAGTTGGAAGATCGTCCGTGTGAGTGAGGATTTTCGAGTCATTGCTCTTGGCCTTCCTGTCCCCAAGTACAAAGGCAACCCCCTGGATCCACCTCTACGCTCTCGTTTCCAGGCCAGGCATATTTCATACTTACCATTCAAG GACCAGTTGGAGCTGCTGTACAAAGTAGGAACCAACGTTGCTTCAGAAAG AATATCCCAGCTACTGGCTGCTGCTACTACGCTGTGCTCACAAGAGTCTTCCAGTATTGGACTTCCTGACTTTCCAGTGGATAATCTGCTTCCTGCTCTCCAAGTGCTA AACACTTTCCCAGTGATGTCATCCCAGCAGCTGGTACAAAGGCTTTACCCCTACAGCAACATGCTGAACAAGGAAGGGTGCACGGCTGTGGAGGGTGTTCTCAGT AGGTTTGAGCTCATGGATGGACACCATATTCCAGCCCCCAGCTCAGTTTTGAGTGTTGGCTCATCAAGCGATCTTGAGGGCCATGCAGATGTCACATTGCATGTTGCAGACAAAGATATCACCTTTCAG GTTCCAGCAGGCACCAAGCCGCTGAATCCAAACAAAAGAAGCAGTAACTTCATCAGTACACCCAGCCACTCCCAACTGATAGCTGAGATGATCCAGTCACACATGGGCAAAGATATGTGTGTGATAGGGCCCAAG GGTTGTGGCAAATCGGTAGTTGCTCGAGAATTTGCTGAGCTGCTTGGTTACAGCATAGAGCCTGTGATGCTCTACCAG GACATGACAGCCAGGGATCTTCTCCAGCAAAGGTACACTCTTCCAAATGGGGACACAGCATGGAGGCCGTCTCCTCTGGTCAATGCTGCCATTGAAGGcaagctgctgcttctggatGGAATTCACAGGGTAAACCAGGGAACCCTGGCTGTACTCTCAAG ACTTCTTCATGACAGAGAGTTAGATCTATTTGATGGGACCAGACTGATGCGATGGGACAGATACCAAACGCTAAAGGAACAGCTCCAGTTCACTGATCAGCAGTTGCAAGAGAG GTCAATtctccccatccatccatcttttagGGTGCTGGCTTTGGCCGAGCCCCCCGTTGTAGGAGCCAGTACCAACAGCAAAAATAGTCAGCAATGGTTGAACGCAGAGCTGCTTCCAATGTTCTTGTACCACAGCGTCACTCCTTTGGCCAAAGCAGAGGAAATGGATCTCATCCTCGGACTG ACTCCTAATGttccaacagaagcagcagaaaaacTATTACATCTCAAACACAGCCTTCAAACAGCAAATGACCCCACA gcacAGTCTCTGGCGTCTTCTCTGTCCACCAGGCAGCTTTTGAGGATCTGCCACCGTCTCTCTCATTATCCCAACGAGAGCATCACTCATGCTGTCAATAAGGCTTGTCTGTCCAG GTTCCTACCTCGTCTGGCCCGTGCAGCTCTGGACAGAGGCCTTGATCGCAGCTCCATACACGACACGGTAGAATCTGATGAAAGCGTCGACTTGAGTT GCATAGTGAAAGATGGAGTATTGACTGTTGGGTCTGTGAGTGCTCCTGTCTACAACCCCAGTTTGAAAATTAAGGTTCCTGATGTCCTCTTCTTCAATAATCCTCAG CATTTGAAGGTGATGGAAGACATGTTGAAAGACTTTCTATTGGGAGAGCACCTCCTCTTAGTAGGCAATCAG GGTGTCGGTAAGAATAAAATTGTGGACAGATTCCTGCAACTGCTGAACAGACCAAGAGAATACCTACAATTACACCG AGACACAACCGTCCAGACCTTGACTGTGCAACCTTCAGTTCAAAATGGGATAATAACTTATGAGGATTCTCCTTTG GTGAAAGCAGCAAAATTTGGCCACATATTGGTGGTTGATGAGGCTGACAAAGCTCCCACTAATGTAACCTGTATCCTCAAAACTCTAGTGGAAAGTAAAGAGATGATTCTTGCTGATGGACGCAGAATCATTTCag ATCCAAGTGAAGCTGAGGGGAGAACCAACACTATAGTCTTGCACCCAGACTTCAGGATGATTGTACTGGCCAATAGACCGGGTTTTCCTTTTCTTGGAAATGACTTTTTTGGAGCTATGG GTGATATTTTTAGCTGCCATTCTGTGGACAATCCCAAGCCCACGGCTGAATTATCAATGCTGAAACAGTATGGGCCTGATGTCCCGGAGGCTACCCTACGGAAACTGGTCGCTGTTTTTGGAGAGCTGAGGTCTATGGCTGACCAGGGTACAATAACCTACCCCTATTCCGTCCGTGAGGTTGTCAGCATTGTCAAACACCTTCAG AAATTCCCTCATGAGGGTTTAGCCAATGTGGTGTCCAATGTCTTTGACTTTGACTCATATAACAAAGACATGCGAGAGGTCGTGTATGAAGTGCTGCACAAACATGGGATTCCTGTTGGAGCCAAGCCGACTTCTGTCAAACTGGCCAAGGA GTTGCCTCTGCCCCAGATCGAGATGACCGGCCACTGGACAATAAACCACGGCGGCAATGATTCTAGAAAACTGCTCTGTCCAACGGAGAAGCACTTGGCAGAAATTAAG GGCCCTGTGTTTCTTCGTGTTCAGTCTTACCCCTGCCGAAGACAGGAAAGTAGAGCTTTAACTTTCGGTGAAGAGAAAGCTCACTGGCAGATTCCAATCAATGAAAGCAACATCATCTGTGATGTCAAGACCAGAGATG ATGTTCTGTATGTTGCCACATGTAATCCAGTGGCGTTGTACTCCATGAGAGAACACGGGGACACAATAAAATACGTTGACCTGTACGACGTCTTCCCCAAGACCATCAGTGGCGTCTGGCAGCCCTGTGTCACCATTGCACCACTGGGGAGTCCTCTGGATGGTCAGGTGGTTCTGCATGAAGAGCAG ACTAACACAGTGCTCCATGTGGACTTGGTGACAGGTGCTGTGCGGAGGCTCATGTTGTCTCCACACACCGATCCACCGTACACCAAAGCCTCCAGCTGGTGGAACAGTAAAGAACAGCAG GGAGGACATAAAATGTGTCATGAATTTGCTCATAAGAACTGGCTTCTTTTCTATAAGGAATACAG CAACCAGTTAGAGATGTTAGATGTGCTGAAGGCCCAGGTTCATACCATCTCGCTTCCCATCAAgttgaagtgtgtgtttctggtaGCAGAGGACCGCTGGCTTTTACTGGAGAGCACTACCAATAA GAAGTTCCTGATGACCAAGGCAACTGCTGACTCTGATGTATATCAGCTCCACAGCATCAGTGAAGACATCTCAGTTGGCCCTGGACATGCAGACAGCTCAG ATGATGTGCCCTTACCTGACATGGTGTCCTGTGAGCAGTTGCCTAATGAGAACCTCAGCATCGCTATAGGCCAGAATATAGCTTTTCCTAACCGCGTACTGATGGACTCTGGGTCATTTGCTCAGATCATTGTGGGCTTCCCAGATGCTGTG tctCCTATTGAGATGTACAGCTTTACCAGACCTGTTAATCTGACATCAATAAAGAACAATGACAGTGGGCCACACACGTTCCTTAGAGGAGGTTTTCGTACCAACTCACCCAGACGACAGAACTGTGCCAGTTTGCTTTCAGCCAATCAGGTCATCCGGGCTCTTCCACCGAGCAAGGTGCCCCTTAAGGATGTCTACCCTAGAG ATGTCACGCCTCCAATGACGGCAGGGTACCTGGAGGTAGTTGATCTGAACTTCAAAAAAGTCAAATATGTTCCTATCCCAAG GTCAAAGTCTGTATCACCATACACCAACTGGTTGAGCAAAGTGTCAGAGACTGATGTGGTGATGGCTGTTTTGGATTCTGGAGCGGTGGTCACCGTTGATATGGGCGGGGAGGTGCGGCTCTGGGAGACAGGATATGAATCCCTGCAGCGATCACTGACCGAGTGGAAGAACATGATTGGAACAGAGAGACCAGTACAG ATTACCGTTGAAAAAGAGAGTGGCCAGGACGTCACTGCCCCCAAACATGGCAAGATTGACCCCAACAATGCTCCTCATGTAGGTGGAAACCAGTGGGCAGGGGGCACAG GTGGCAGAGACACAGCAGGGCTCGGAGGTAAAGGTGGTCCCTACAGGCTAGACTCGGGTCACACGGTCTACCAGGTCTCCCAGGCTGAGAAAGACTCCATTCCAGAAGAGGTCCGCAGGGCAGCCAGAGAGATGGCTGAAAAGGCCTTTAAAGACAG GTTGAAAGAAATTGATATGAGTGAATATGATGCTGCCACATATGAGCGCTTCTCTAACGCTGTCCAAAGACAGGTTCAGTCTCTCCGCGTCATTCTGGAGAGTTTACAG gctaAAGGGAAGGAACGACAGTGGCTGAAAAACCAGGCTACAGGAGAACTGGATGATGCTAAAATTATTGATGGTCTGACTGGAGAAAAGACCATATATAAACGCAGGGGAGAGTTGGAACCAGAG CTAGGAAGCCCCTATCAGAAAGCCAAACGTTTACGGGTGTTAGCTGATGTGTCAGGCAGCATGTACCGCTTCAATGGTGTGGACAGCAGACTGGAACGCTCCATGGAGGCCGTGTGCATGGTGATGGAAGCTCTCGAGGGTTTTGAGCCCAAGTTCAAG TATGACATCGTCGGCCACTCTGGAGACGGCCACAACATTGAGTTGGTGAAAGCAGATAAAATACCCAAAAACAACAAGGAGAGGCTCAAAGTCCTTAAG ATCATGCATGCTCATTCTCAGTTCTGCATGAGTGGAGACTACACTCTGGAGGCCACAGACTCCAGCATCAAGGACTTGGCTCAAGAAGAAGCTGACGAGCACTTCCTGGTGGTGCTCAGTGATGCCAACCTGGAACGCTATGGCATCAGACCGGAGCGTTTAGCCAATGTTCTAACCTCTGACCCACAGGTCAATGCCTTTGTCATCTTCATTGGATCACTCGGTGATCAGGCACAAAG ACTCCAAAAGACCCTTCCAGCAGGGAGAACTTTTGTTGTCATGGACACCAAACAAATCCCTCAGACTTTGCAGCAGATCTTTACTTCCACGGTGCTTTAA